Proteins found in one Cyprinus carpio isolate SPL01 chromosome B10, ASM1834038v1, whole genome shotgun sequence genomic segment:
- the LOC122138725 gene encoding ryanodine receptor 1-like, protein MVVMLLSLLEGNVVNGTIARQMVDMLVESSSNVEMILKFFDMFLKLKDIVASDAFRDYVTDLRGLISKKDFQKAMDSQKQYTPAEIQFLLSCSEADENEMINYEEFASRFQEPAKDIGFNIAVLLTNLSEHVPHDTRLQNFLEQAESVLNYFRPFLGRIEIMGASRKIERIYFEISEVNRKQWEMPQVKESKRQFIFDVVNEGGESEKMELFVSFCEDTIFEMNIASQISEQDEEEKEEDDEEEPGGGDGRGSGDEEGGGEEGQSESGSAFSDFIQSIMNFLGMFTFRNIRRQYRRLRKMTIKEIVVKLATFLWTILMGILYFIYSVCKGFFLLIWHTLFGGGLVEGAKNITVTELLASMPDPTQDEVHGDLPGEPRGGEEQDTGGITDSMEAGGGEEEDEDIQEKDGGKIPGIDTPGGLGDMGDTTPVEPPTPEGTPLLKRKMQPEEAGPEQPPTTEEPPPEPEKADTENVEKAEKEAEVKPEATPEEPKPEKATKAKKEKKSVKRAGFELWNELDVQRNKFMNCLSRNFYNLRFLALFIAFALNFILLFYKVSDTPQISDEFDGSGMFEGSGLFEGSGEDFEGSAGEDGGDDDDEEGPVYFFLEESTGYMQPTLSCLAIVHTIIAFLSIIGYNCLKIPLVIFKREKELARKLEFDGLYITEQPEDDDIKGQWDRLVLNTPSFPTNYWDKFVKRKGLDKYGDIYGRERIAELLGMDLASLDVSKQQTDKKPEEPDNSMLAWLTSIDIKYQIWKFGVVFTDNTFLYLVWYTVMSLLGHYNNFFFACHLLDIAMGVKTLRTILSSVTHNGKQLMMTVGLLAVVVYLYTVVAFNFFRKFYNKSEDEDEPDMKCDDMMTCYLFHMYVGVRAGGGIGDEIEDPAGDEYELYRVVFDITFFFFVIVILLAIIQGLIIDAFGELRDQQEQVKEDMETKCFICGIGSDYFDTTPHGFETHTLEEHNLANYMFFLMYLINKDETEHTGQESYVWKMYQERCWDFFPAGDCFRKQYEDQLG, encoded by the exons ATGGTGGTCATGTTATTGTCTCTGCTGGAGG GTAATGTTGTAAATGGCACCATTGCTCGCCAAATGGTGGACATGCTAGTGGAGTCCTCCAGCAATGTAGAAATGATCCTTAAATTCTTTGACATGTTCCTCAAGCTGAAGGACATTGTTGCGTCTGATGCATTCCGCGACTATGTGACAGACCTCAGAGGTTTGATATCCAAGAAGGATTTCCAGAAAGCCATGGACAGCCAGAAACAGTACACACCTGCGGAGATCCAATTCCTATTGTCCTGCTCTGAGGCAGATGAGAATGAGATGATTAATTACGAGGAGTTTGCCAGTCGGTTCCAAGAGCCAGCAAAAGACATTGGTTTTAACATAGCAGTGCTGCTAACCAACCTTTCTGAACATGTTCCTCATGATACCAGGTTGCAGAATTTCCTTGAACAAGCGGAGAGCGTTCTGAACTATTTCCGCCCATTCTTGGGTCGTATCGAGATAATGGGCGCCAGCAGGAAGATCGAGAGGATCTACTTTGAGATCAGTGAGGTGAATCGTAAGCAATGGGAAATGCCTCAAGTCAAAGAGTCCAAGCGACAGTTCATATTTGACGTGGTCAACGAAGGTGGCGAATCAGAGAAGATGGAGCTTTTTGTCAGCTTCTGTGAGGACACCATCTTTGAGATGAACATCGCTTCACAGATTTCAGAGCAGGATGAGGAGGAGAAAGAAGAGGACGATGAGGAGGAACCCGGAGGAGGAGATGGCAGAGGCAGTGGAGATGAAGAGGGAGGTGGAGAGGAGGGCCAGTCAGAATCAGGCTCTGCCTTTTCCGATTTCATCCAAAGCATAATGAATTTCCTGGGCATGTTTACCTTTAGGAATATTCGCAGACAGTACCGTAGGCTCAGGAAGATGACCATCAAGGAAATTGTGGTCAAGCTTGCTACCTTCCTATGGACAATCCTCATGGGCATCCTCTATTTCATTTACAGTGTGTGTAAAGGTTTCTTCCTGCTCATCTGGCATACACTTTTTGGAGGTGGTTTAGTTGAAGGGGCCAAGAACATCACCGTGACAGAGTTGCTGGCCAGCATGCCGGATCCCACGCAGGATGAGGTGCATGGAGACCTACCGGGAGAACCAAGGGGTGGAGAAGAGCAGGATACAGGAGGGATAACAGACTCAATGGAAGCAGGAgggggagaggaggaggatgaggacaTTCAAGAAAAAGATGGTGGGAAGATTCCTGGTATTGATACACCAGGTGGACTTGGAGATATGGGTGACACGACCCCCGTGGAACCACCAACTCCAGAGGGCACGCCATTACTGAAGAGGAAAATG cAACCAGAAGAAGCAGGACCTGAACAACCTCCTACTACTGAAGAACCTCCTCCTGAGCCTGAGAAAGCAGA CACTGAGAATGTAGAGAAGGCTGAGAAGGAAGCAGAGGTCAAGCCTGAGGCCACACCAGAAGAACCAAAACCTGAGAAAGCAACTAaagcaaaaaaggaaaagaaatcaGTCAAGAGAGCAGGATTTGAGCTCTGGAATGAGTTGGATGttcaaagaaataaattcatg AACTGTTTGTCCCGTAACTTCTACAACCTTCGTTTCCTGGCTTTGTTCATCGCCTTTGCCCTGAACTTCATTCTTCTCTTCTACAAG GTATCTGATACTCCTCAGATTAGTGATGAGTTTGATGGCTCAGGTATGTTTGAAGGCTCTGGGCTGTTTGAAGGCTCTGGGGAAGACTTTGAGGGCTCTGCTGGAGAGGATggaggtgatgatgatgatgaggaaggTCCTGTGTATTTTTTCCTGGAAGAGAGTACTGGGTACATGCAGCCCACTTTGTCCTGCCTGGCAATTGTGCACACCATCATTGCTTTCTTATCTATCATTGGATACAACTGCCTCAAG ATTCCGCTGGTCATctttaagagagagaaagagctggCAAGAAAGCTGGAGTTCGATGGGCTTTACATCACTGAACAGCCGGAGGATGATGACATCAAAGGCCAATGGGACAGATTGGTGCTAAACACACC CTCATTTCCCACCAACTACTGGGACAAATTTGTTAAGCGAAAG GGTCTGGATAAATACGGAGATATTTATGGTCGTGAGCGAATCGCAGAGCTGCTGGGTATGGATCTGGCATCGCTGGATGTCAGCAAACAACAGACAGACAAGAAACCCGAAGAGCCAGACAACTCTATGCTTGCAtg gctcacttccattgacatcaagtatcAGATCTGGAAATTTGGAGTTGTGTTTACAGACaat ACTTTCCTCTACCTGGTGTGGTACACAGTTATGTCACTTCTTGGACATTACAACAATTTCTTCTTTGCTTGTCACCTGCTGGACATCGCAATGGGTGTCAAGACCCTGCGTACAATTCTTTCCTCGGTCACACACAATGGAAAACAG CTGATGATGACTGTGGGTTTGCTGGCTGTGGTTGTGTACCTCTACACTGTGGTGGCCTTCAACTTCTTCAGGAAGTTCTACAATAAGAGCGAGGATGAGGATGAGCCGGACATGAAGTGTGATGACATGATGACG tgtTATCTGTTCCACATGTACGTGGGTGTGCGGGCAGGTGGAGGCATAGGAGACGAGATTGAGGACCCAGCAGGAGATGAGTATGAACTCTATCGGGTGGTTTTCGACATCACCTTCTTCTTCTTTGTCATCGTCATCCTGCTGGCCATCATTCAAG GTCTGATCATTGATGCTTTTGGTGAGCTGAGAGACCAGCAAGAGCAGGTCAAAGAAGACATGGAG ACCAAATGCTTTATATGTGGCATTGGGAGTGATTACTTTGATACAACGCCACATGGATTTGAGACACATACGCTTGAAGAACACAACCTGGCCAATTACAT GTTCTTCCTGATGTACTTAATCAACAAGGATGAAACTGAGCACACTGGGCAG GAATCATACGTGTGGAAGATGTACCAGGAGAGATGCTGGGATTTCTTTCCTGCTGGAGACTGCTTCAGAAAACAATATGAAGACCAGCTTGGATAA